In Trichocoleus sp., the following are encoded in one genomic region:
- a CDS encoding Glu/Leu/Phe/Val dehydrogenase — MKRSPLPLQALHCQEQLIMSQIQSGRPTGTLLSDANTRLEKALRYVTICDDAIERLQFPKASLTVSIPVRMDNGSLRVFQGYRVRYDDSRGPTKGGVRFHPGVTLDEVQSLAFWMTFKCAVLNLPFGGAKGGVTVNPKELSKFELERLSRGYIDAIADFIGPDVDIPAPDVYTNAMIMGWMMDQYSTIRRQITPAVVTGKPITMGGSLGRETATAMGAFFSIQTLMPKFDRHPAETTVAVQGFGNAGAVIAELLQRAGYKVVAVSDSQGGIYAPKGLDIPSIRRIKESTRGLKAVYCEGTVCSGIDHKMITNEELLELDVDILVPAALENQITGENADRIKAPYIFEVANGPITSAADQILESKGIQVFPDILVNAGGVTVSYFEWVQNRSGLYWSLEEVNRRLEEKMTQETEKTWATAQEYSCSMRTAAYVHALDRLGEAIRAKGTQDDYMS; from the coding sequence GTGAAGCGATCGCCACTGCCGCTACAGGCACTTCACTGTCAGGAGCAATTGATCATGTCTCAGATTCAGTCCGGTAGACCCACCGGGACGCTTCTTTCGGATGCAAACACGCGGCTTGAGAAAGCATTGCGCTACGTCACGATTTGCGATGATGCGATCGAACGGCTGCAATTTCCCAAAGCCAGCCTCACTGTTTCTATTCCAGTTCGGATGGATAATGGATCGCTGCGCGTCTTCCAGGGCTACCGTGTTCGCTACGACGATAGCCGAGGACCAACCAAAGGAGGAGTGCGCTTTCATCCTGGCGTGACGCTAGATGAGGTGCAATCGCTAGCATTTTGGATGACGTTCAAATGTGCAGTGCTCAATCTGCCGTTTGGTGGCGCAAAGGGCGGCGTTACTGTCAATCCGAAAGAACTCTCGAAGTTTGAACTAGAGCGGTTGAGCCGAGGTTATATCGATGCCATTGCCGACTTTATTGGACCTGATGTCGATATTCCTGCCCCTGATGTTTACACCAATGCCATGATCATGGGCTGGATGATGGATCAATACAGCACCATTCGCCGCCAAATTACCCCTGCGGTAGTGACAGGCAAACCAATCACCATGGGCGGTAGCCTCGGACGCGAAACGGCAACGGCAATGGGCGCGTTCTTCTCGATTCAAACCCTGATGCCCAAGTTCGATCGCCATCCTGCCGAAACGACCGTTGCTGTTCAGGGCTTTGGTAATGCAGGCGCAGTTATTGCTGAACTTCTCCAGCGAGCGGGCTATAAAGTTGTCGCTGTTAGCGATTCTCAAGGCGGCATCTATGCACCCAAGGGCTTAGATATTCCCAGCATTCGCCGAATCAAAGAATCAACTCGCGGACTCAAAGCGGTTTACTGCGAAGGTACCGTATGCAGCGGTATCGATCACAAAATGATTACAAACGAAGAACTGCTTGAACTAGACGTTGATATCCTGGTTCCGGCAGCCCTGGAAAACCAAATTACTGGAGAAAACGCCGATCGCATTAAAGCTCCCTATATCTTTGAAGTTGCAAATGGACCCATTACCTCTGCTGCTGATCAAATCCTTGAAAGCAAAGGCATTCAGGTCTTCCCCGATATTCTTGTCAATGCAGGCGGCGTAACCGTCAGCTATTTTGAGTGGGTGCAAAACCGCAGTGGGCTTTACTGGAGTTTGGAAGAAGTGAACCGCCGCCTCGAGGAAAAAATGACCCAGGAAACTGAAAAAACTTGGGCAACTGCACAAGAATATTCTTGCTCCATGCGAACTGCTGCCTATGTCCATGCGCTCGATCGATTGGGTGAAGCAATTCGGGCAAAAGGAACGCAGGACGATTATATGAGCTAG
- a CDS encoding N,N-dimethylformamidase beta subunit family domain-containing protein codes for MRATAQPNLASIGLVTLPEPIGQILSSQAALIQSEVTSPSLRANSVSSLITQENQLPGTEDWQLTNPAIRHEIEGYASLTSVNRGEQIRLYVNTTAPQYSIEIFRMGWYEGKGARRMTGPIVRTGIQQPKPAIDPVTGLIECKWQDPYVLKIPDTSIIDWLSGFYLAKLTASNSGKQSYIIFVIRDDDRPSDYLFQSSVTTYQAYNNWGNKSLYQWNSRGRKAFKVSFNRPYAPSPHRAGAYGVGAGEFLVNVQPYPRTASAGWEYNMVRWLEREGNDVTYATNLDTHANPRLLRSHAVFLSVGHDEYWSRQMRQNVETARDAGVSLSFFSANTCYWQIRLEPSPLSQELNRTIVAYKDWARLDPLVQDRIRGNDDQATVRWREQPVNQPEAALIGVMYDTDPVLGDITIAPDALAWLLANTDLQPGSRLIGLLGYEVDRVTAASPANIKTIGHSPYQFHRQTRYSDMTFYQAKSGAIVFATGSIQWSWGLDDFNAPQLRPSYLSAAAQQLTRNVLARLKESGRRA; via the coding sequence GTGAGAGCAACGGCACAGCCCAACCTGGCATCGATCGGCCTTGTGACATTGCCTGAACCAATCGGACAGATTTTGTCTTCCCAGGCTGCCCTTATTCAATCAGAGGTTACATCACCGAGCCTTCGTGCCAATTCTGTATCAAGTCTGATTACCCAAGAAAACCAGCTACCAGGAACTGAAGACTGGCAACTGACTAATCCGGCAATTCGCCATGAGATTGAAGGCTATGCCTCTCTCACCAGCGTTAACCGGGGCGAGCAAATCCGCCTTTATGTCAACACCACGGCTCCTCAGTACAGCATCGAGATTTTTCGGATGGGCTGGTATGAGGGCAAAGGAGCCAGACGCATGACAGGCCCGATCGTGCGAACCGGGATACAGCAGCCAAAACCCGCGATCGACCCAGTGACAGGGCTAATTGAGTGTAAATGGCAAGATCCCTATGTCCTCAAGATTCCTGATACTTCGATCATTGATTGGCTTAGCGGTTTCTATCTCGCAAAGCTGACTGCCAGCAACAGCGGCAAGCAGAGCTACATTATTTTTGTGATTCGAGACGACGATCGCCCCTCCGACTATCTCTTCCAGTCCAGCGTCACCACCTATCAGGCGTATAACAATTGGGGCAATAAATCGCTCTATCAATGGAATAGTCGCGGCAGGAAGGCATTTAAAGTGTCCTTCAACCGACCTTATGCGCCAAGCCCTCATCGTGCCGGGGCTTATGGTGTGGGAGCAGGCGAGTTTCTGGTGAATGTGCAGCCCTATCCCCGTACAGCAAGTGCCGGATGGGAATATAACATGGTGCGTTGGCTAGAGCGGGAAGGCAATGATGTGACTTATGCCACCAATCTTGATACTCATGCCAATCCCAGGCTACTTCGATCGCACGCCGTTTTTCTTTCAGTGGGGCATGATGAATACTGGTCGCGGCAGATGCGGCAAAACGTGGAGACGGCAAGAGATGCTGGGGTCAGCCTAAGTTTTTTCTCAGCGAATACCTGCTATTGGCAAATCCGACTTGAGCCTAGCCCCCTGAGCCAAGAACTTAATCGAACCATTGTTGCTTATAAAGACTGGGCAAGGCTTGATCCGTTGGTGCAAGATCGAATTCGAGGCAACGATGATCAAGCGACTGTACGCTGGCGCGAGCAACCTGTGAACCAACCGGAAGCTGCCTTAATTGGCGTGATGTATGACACTGATCCCGTTTTAGGCGACATCACAATTGCCCCTGATGCTCTCGCATGGCTTCTAGCAAATACCGATCTACAGCCAGGGAGTCGGTTAATCGGGCTGTTGGGCTATGAGGTCGATCGGGTGACGGCTGCTAGCCCTGCAAATATCAAAACGATCGGTCATTCCCCCTATCAGTTTCATCGTCAAACTCGCTATTCTGATATGACCTTTTATCAGGCAAAAAGTGGGGCGATCGTGTTTGCAACGGGGTCAATCCAGTGGAGTTGGGGACTTGATGACTTTAATGCACCTCAACTGCGACCCTCCTATCTCAGTGCAGCGGCTCAACAATTGACTCGCAATGTTTTGGCAAGGCTGAAAGAATCAGGGAGACGAGCGTAG
- a CDS encoding cation-translocating P-type ATPase — translation MTTDVPSSQTALWYTVEADKAVEMLQSDRQAGLSPEQIAERRQQYGLNELEETRGRSSWAILLDQFKNIMLIMLIAVALISGVLDLIDLRSGNLSPGEIPFKDTIAILAIVILNGILGYVQESRAEKALAALKNLSSPRVRVIRDGKVAEVDAKELVPGDVMVLEAGVQVAADGRLLETANLQIREAALTGEAHAVVKQPKIALPSDASLGDRLNMVFQGTEVVQGRGNVLVTSTGMRTELGKIATMLQSVESEPTPLQQRMDQLSQALVTGALVLVAIVVIGGLIVSGFGQLREFLEVSLSMAVAVVPEGLPAVITVTLALGTQRMVRRHALIRKLPAVETLGSVTTICSDKTGTLTQNKMVVQSVHPLSSSLQVTGEGYVPEGQFYRLGETNASPQEALDLKTLLLACVLCNDAALQKEQGEWAIVGDPTEGALLVVAGKAGILKTDWDHQLPRLQEFPFSSERKRMSVVVQDQAGMLKSQSAALMAPDTSLLLFCKGSPELVLERCQQVLVNEQVEPLTEAQRRQILGQNDQLAGRGLRVLGFAYKPLTQLPSESSEETAEQGMIWLGLVDMLDAPRPEVREAVARCRSAGIRPVMITGDHQLTAKAIAEDLGIAQAGDAVLIGKELERFSQEELEAEVDRVGIYARVSPEHKLRIVRALQRRGRIVAMTGDGVNDAPALKQADIGIAMGITGTDVSKEASDMVLLDDNFATIVAAVEEGRVVYTNIRRFIKYILGSNIGEVLTIAASPLLSMGGVPLSPLQILWMNLVTDGLPALALAVEPAEPNVMKRAPHDPSESIFARGLGLYMVRIGIVLAIISITLMVWAFHHAHTTGGDPDRWKTMVFTTLCLAQMGHAMAIRSNSRLTIELNPFTNPFLLLAVGFTSILQLMLIYVAPLRDFFGTHLLDSTELMVCIGFSALMFVWVELEKLFTRIYFRNRARAK, via the coding sequence ATGACTACAGATGTTCCGTCCTCTCAAACCGCGCTCTGGTATACCGTTGAAGCTGACAAAGCAGTGGAAATGCTCCAGAGCGATCGACAGGCAGGATTATCACCAGAACAGATTGCCGAACGACGACAGCAATATGGCTTGAACGAGCTGGAAGAGACAAGAGGGCGAAGTTCCTGGGCAATTCTGCTCGATCAGTTCAAGAACATCATGCTGATCATGCTGATCGCGGTAGCGCTGATCTCCGGTGTACTGGATTTGATTGATTTGCGATCGGGTAACCTCAGCCCAGGTGAGATTCCATTCAAAGATACGATTGCAATCCTGGCGATCGTCATTCTCAACGGCATTTTGGGCTATGTGCAGGAGAGCCGCGCCGAGAAAGCTCTGGCTGCTTTGAAAAATCTGTCATCTCCGAGAGTGCGGGTAATCCGCGATGGCAAAGTGGCTGAAGTGGATGCAAAAGAACTGGTTCCAGGCGATGTCATGGTTCTGGAAGCAGGAGTGCAGGTGGCGGCGGATGGTCGGCTCTTAGAAACAGCAAATCTGCAGATTCGGGAAGCGGCTCTCACCGGAGAAGCGCACGCCGTTGTCAAACAGCCTAAGATTGCGTTACCGAGTGATGCGTCGCTGGGCGATCGGCTCAACATGGTGTTTCAGGGCACTGAAGTTGTGCAGGGACGGGGCAATGTCCTGGTGACATCCACAGGAATGCGGACAGAGCTAGGCAAAATTGCAACGATGCTTCAGTCGGTTGAGTCTGAGCCGACTCCTTTGCAGCAGCGCATGGATCAGCTCAGTCAGGCTCTGGTTACGGGTGCGTTGGTTTTGGTGGCGATCGTCGTCATTGGCGGCTTGATTGTCTCTGGGTTTGGGCAACTGCGCGAATTTTTAGAAGTCTCGCTCAGTATGGCGGTTGCGGTTGTGCCAGAAGGTTTACCCGCCGTGATTACCGTTACGTTAGCTTTGGGAACACAGCGGATGGTGCGCCGTCATGCCCTGATTCGCAAACTGCCTGCGGTGGAAACGCTCGGATCAGTCACTACAATTTGTTCTGATAAGACAGGCACATTAACGCAAAACAAAATGGTGGTGCAGTCGGTGCATCCCCTCTCTTCGTCGTTGCAGGTGACCGGGGAAGGCTACGTACCCGAAGGTCAGTTTTACCGATTGGGAGAAACCAATGCCTCGCCGCAGGAAGCCCTGGATCTGAAAACACTCTTGCTGGCTTGCGTTCTCTGTAACGATGCCGCTCTGCAAAAAGAGCAAGGGGAATGGGCGATCGTCGGTGATCCAACTGAAGGAGCATTGCTTGTCGTGGCTGGCAAAGCTGGAATCTTGAAAACTGATTGGGATCATCAACTGCCGCGTTTGCAAGAATTTCCCTTTTCCTCAGAGCGGAAACGGATGAGTGTTGTGGTTCAGGATCAAGCAGGTATGCTCAAAAGCCAGTCGGCAGCTCTGATGGCTCCTGATACATCGCTCCTGTTGTTCTGCAAAGGTTCACCTGAATTGGTGCTAGAACGCTGTCAGCAAGTCCTTGTCAATGAGCAGGTTGAACCCCTCACTGAAGCACAGCGTCGTCAAATTCTCGGGCAAAATGATCAGCTGGCGGGACGAGGATTGCGAGTTTTGGGATTTGCCTATAAGCCGCTCACCCAACTTCCCTCGGAAAGCTCAGAAGAAACCGCTGAACAGGGGATGATCTGGCTTGGGCTGGTGGATATGCTTGATGCGCCCAGACCGGAAGTGCGCGAAGCCGTGGCGCGTTGTCGCTCCGCAGGTATTCGTCCTGTCATGATTACGGGTGATCATCAACTCACAGCCAAGGCAATTGCCGAAGACCTGGGGATTGCTCAAGCTGGAGATGCCGTATTAATTGGAAAAGAACTGGAGCGATTCAGCCAGGAAGAACTGGAAGCAGAGGTCGATCGCGTTGGTATTTATGCGCGAGTTTCCCCAGAACACAAACTGCGGATTGTTCGGGCACTACAGCGACGCGGCAGAATTGTGGCGATGACCGGGGACGGTGTCAACGATGCACCTGCGCTCAAGCAAGCTGATATTGGCATTGCGATGGGCATCACGGGAACCGATGTTAGCAAAGAAGCCAGTGATATGGTGCTGCTGGATGACAACTTTGCCACGATCGTCGCTGCGGTGGAAGAAGGGCGAGTTGTCTACACAAACATTCGTCGCTTTATCAAGTACATTCTGGGCTCAAATATTGGGGAAGTACTGACGATCGCCGCTTCTCCTTTACTGTCAATGGGGGGTGTGCCATTAAGCCCACTGCAAATTCTCTGGATGAACCTTGTCACAGATGGTTTGCCTGCTTTGGCTCTGGCAGTGGAACCCGCTGAACCCAATGTCATGAAACGAGCACCACATGACCCCAGTGAAAGCATTTTTGCGCGTGGGTTAGGACTGTATATGGTTCGGATTGGTATTGTTCTGGCGATCATTTCGATCACGCTCATGGTCTGGGCTTTCCACCATGCACATACCACCGGAGGCGACCCCGATCGCTGGAAAACGATGGTCTTCACAACCCTCTGTTTGGCACAAATGGGTCATGCGATGGCAATTCGATCGAACTCCCGTCTGACGATCGAACTCAATCCGTTTACCAATCCTTTCTTGCTGCTGGCAGTCGGGTTCACAAGCATTCTGCAACTGATGCTGATCTACGTTGCCCCCCTCCGCGACTTCTTTGGCACACACCTGCTAGATTCCACTGAACTTATGGTTTGTATCGGCTTCAGCGCCCTCATGTTTGTCTGGGTGGAACTGGAGAAACTCTTTACGCGAATCTATTTCCGTAATCGGGCAAGGGCAAAGTAA
- a CDS encoding penicillin-binding transpeptidase domain-containing protein, with translation MAISFPPSRPPRRSAQRRRSTAARSPLRPAPAPKPSRRTSSSKTRRSPQTLWQKRSPQPAPSVANHPRFRVLLVWIVLLTGMFLLILNLIRIQIFEAPMLRERAKAQQMTDVRPVSPRRPIVDRNGNVLALDQPVYTLFAHPIMFSQSKEEMAAVLAPIVRQPVDQVLKKLGEGKSGVRVVDNLSEDTANRISDLILDGLELIQQQERLYPQQDLFSEVVGYVNLDRQGQSGVEYSLKPQLEQPVATMRLNRSGDGSIIPINLPPNFLQQQKDDLRLELTVDSRLQRASRYALMQQMKKYSAKRGTVMVMDVQDGAILSMTSEPSYDPNQYYKADMERLRNWVLTDVYEPGSTFKPINVAIALESGTVQPTDGFYDEGAIEIGGWPIQNSDFSSVGGRGQISIAEILQYSSNVGMVHLMQTLQPGVFYGWLEKLKLNQLTGIDLPFETAGQLKNYKEFTGTAIEPATAAFGQGFSLTPLKLLQLHATLANGGKLVTPHVVKGLVDPHHNLQWQPDRPAPHALFSPQTTKTIMGMMEQVVAEGTGKPAQIAGYRIGGKTGTAQKASLDGGYIDGARITSFVGVLPLEAPRYVVLSVVDEPQGDDAYGSTVAAPIVKSVMETLISLEHIPPSKPEERGAIDTTLREPEPSIEEPAQTELEPTDNSEPVEPSAEPTTEPTTEPTVEPVTEQTGDRSVTP, from the coding sequence ATGGCTATTTCTTTTCCCCCCTCTCGTCCGCCCCGCCGATCGGCTCAACGTCGTCGTTCTACTGCTGCCCGATCGCCCCTCCGCCCTGCTCCTGCCCCGAAACCGTCTCGTCGCACTTCATCTTCAAAGACCAGACGATCGCCTCAAACGCTTTGGCAGAAACGATCGCCTCAACCTGCTCCATCGGTTGCAAACCATCCACGCTTTCGAGTCCTCCTGGTCTGGATTGTGCTTTTGACGGGGATGTTTTTGCTCATTCTGAATCTGATCCGGATTCAAATCTTTGAGGCTCCCATGTTGCGAGAACGGGCAAAAGCACAGCAAATGACTGATGTGCGTCCGGTGTCTCCGCGTCGTCCGATTGTCGATCGAAATGGTAATGTGCTGGCGCTGGATCAGCCAGTTTATACCTTGTTCGCACATCCAATCATGTTCAGCCAGTCGAAAGAAGAAATGGCAGCAGTGTTGGCTCCGATCGTGCGGCAGCCGGTTGATCAAGTCTTGAAAAAGCTAGGCGAAGGGAAAAGCGGCGTTCGTGTTGTTGACAACCTCTCTGAAGATACAGCAAACCGCATCAGTGATTTGATATTGGATGGCTTGGAACTGATCCAACAGCAGGAGCGGCTCTATCCGCAGCAAGATCTGTTCTCGGAAGTGGTGGGCTATGTCAACCTCGATCGCCAGGGGCAGTCCGGCGTGGAATATTCGCTGAAGCCTCAACTGGAACAGCCTGTAGCGACAATGCGGCTGAATCGATCGGGCGATGGTTCCATTATCCCAATTAATCTCCCTCCCAACTTCCTGCAGCAGCAAAAAGATGATTTGCGTCTGGAACTTACGGTGGATAGCCGTCTCCAGCGAGCAAGCCGCTATGCGCTGATGCAGCAGATGAAGAAGTACAGTGCCAAACGCGGCACGGTTATGGTGATGGATGTACAGGATGGGGCAATTCTGTCGATGACCTCAGAACCCTCCTATGATCCAAATCAGTATTACAAAGCGGATATGGAGCGGCTCCGCAACTGGGTGTTGACCGATGTGTATGAACCTGGATCAACCTTCAAGCCAATTAATGTTGCGATCGCGCTAGAGTCCGGCACAGTTCAACCAACAGATGGCTTTTATGACGAGGGGGCGATCGAAATTGGCGGTTGGCCGATCCAAAACTCGGATTTCAGCAGTGTGGGGGGACGCGGACAAATTTCGATTGCTGAAATTCTGCAATATTCCAGTAACGTCGGCATGGTGCATCTGATGCAAACCTTGCAACCGGGTGTCTTCTATGGCTGGCTGGAAAAACTGAAGCTCAATCAGCTGACGGGGATTGATTTACCGTTTGAAACGGCTGGACAGTTGAAGAACTACAAGGAATTTACTGGAACCGCCATTGAACCTGCAACTGCTGCATTTGGGCAGGGCTTCTCACTGACGCCGCTCAAACTCCTCCAGCTTCATGCAACTTTGGCAAATGGTGGAAAGTTGGTGACGCCACATGTGGTTAAGGGACTCGTTGATCCTCATCACAACCTTCAGTGGCAACCAGATCGACCTGCGCCTCATGCCCTCTTCTCACCGCAAACCACAAAGACGATCATGGGGATGATGGAGCAGGTTGTGGCAGAGGGAACCGGAAAACCAGCACAAATTGCTGGATATCGGATTGGGGGCAAGACCGGAACAGCCCAAAAAGCCAGCCTTGATGGGGGATACATTGACGGTGCCAGAATTACAAGCTTTGTTGGTGTTCTGCCGTTAGAAGCGCCTCGCTATGTTGTTCTGTCGGTGGTGGATGAACCTCAGGGGGATGATGCTTATGGTTCAACGGTTGCTGCTCCGATCGTCAAATCGGTGATGGAGACGCTGATCTCTCTGGAACATATTCCGCCCAGCAAACCTGAGGAAAGAGGCGCGATCGATACTACCCTGCGAGAACCAGAACCATCGATCGAAGAACCCGCCCAAACTGAACTTGAACCAACAGACAACTCAGAACCAGTAGAACCGAGTGCAGAACCAACAACAGAACCAACAACAGAACCAACTGTAGAGCCGGTGACGGAACAGACAGGCGATCGATCGGTAACTCCATAA
- the clpB gene encoding ATP-dependent chaperone ClpB → MQPTNPNQFTEKAWEAIAQTQEVAKQAQHQQIESEHLMLTMLDQPEGLATSIFNKVGASVQKVRGYTEEFIKRQPKISGAGGSLYWGRSADTLLDRAESFRKTYGDDYISVEHLLLAYAKDDRFGKGLFQEFKLDERKLKTVVDQVRGNQKVTDQNPEGKYEALEKYGRDLTEAAKQGKLDPVIGRDDEIRRTIQILSRRTKNNPVLIGEPGVGKTAIAEGLAQRIVQGDVPESLKDRKLIALDMGALIAGAKYRGEFEERLKAVLKEVTDSSGAIILFIDEIHTVVGAGATQGAMDAGNLLKPMLARGELRCIGATTLDEYRKYIEKDAALERRFQQVYVDQPSVEDTISILRGLKERYEVHHGVKISDSSVVAAATLSNRYISDRFLPDKAIDLVDEAAAKLKMEITSKPEELDEVDRKILQMEMEKLSLQKENDLASRERLERLEKELADLKEEHDTLNAQWQAEKEVITELQTLKEEIDRVNLEVQQAERDYDLNRAAELKYGRMTELQRQLEAIEKRLTETQTSGKSLLREEVTESDIAEIISKWTGIPVSKLVESEMQKLLHLEDELHHRVVGQNEAVTAVADAIQRSRAGLADPNRPIASFIFLGPTGVGKTELAKALAAYMFDTEEAMVRIDMSEYMEKHAVSRLIGAPPGYVGYEEGGQLTEAIRRRPYAVILFDEIEKAHPDVFNIMLQILDDGRVTDSQGRTVDFKNTVIIMTSNIGSQYILDLAGNDELYEEMRSRVMEALRSNFRPEFLNRVDELIIFHSLNRSELRHIVQLQTNRLSERLADRKMALRLSESALDFLAEVGYDPVFGARPLKRAVQRELETPIAKAILRSEFHNGDTIYVDIENERLALKRLPSEVLTTL, encoded by the coding sequence ATGCAACCGACAAACCCGAACCAATTTACCGAAAAAGCCTGGGAAGCAATCGCCCAGACCCAGGAAGTTGCGAAGCAGGCACAGCATCAGCAAATTGAATCGGAACATTTGATGCTGACGATGCTAGACCAGCCTGAAGGATTAGCAACTAGCATTTTTAACAAGGTGGGAGCCAGCGTCCAAAAAGTGCGCGGCTACACCGAAGAATTTATTAAACGACAACCTAAAATTTCTGGAGCAGGCGGTTCTTTATACTGGGGTCGCTCGGCAGATACGCTCCTCGATCGGGCGGAATCGTTCCGCAAAACCTATGGAGATGACTATATTTCTGTTGAACACCTGCTTCTAGCTTATGCAAAAGACGATCGCTTTGGCAAAGGGCTGTTCCAAGAATTCAAACTCGATGAACGAAAGCTGAAAACGGTGGTGGACCAAGTGAGAGGAAACCAGAAAGTGACGGATCAAAATCCAGAAGGCAAGTATGAGGCACTGGAGAAATATGGGCGTGATCTGACAGAAGCAGCAAAGCAAGGCAAGCTTGATCCGGTGATTGGGCGTGATGATGAGATTCGCCGTACCATTCAAATTTTGTCTCGACGCACAAAAAATAACCCCGTGCTGATTGGTGAACCCGGTGTGGGTAAGACTGCAATTGCTGAAGGGTTGGCACAGCGAATTGTCCAGGGAGACGTGCCCGAATCGCTCAAAGACCGCAAGCTGATTGCATTGGATATGGGGGCGCTGATCGCTGGAGCAAAATATCGCGGTGAGTTTGAGGAGCGTTTGAAGGCAGTCCTGAAAGAAGTGACTGATTCTAGCGGCGCAATTATTCTGTTCATTGACGAAATTCATACAGTGGTTGGGGCAGGCGCAACTCAGGGCGCAATGGATGCCGGAAACCTGCTGAAACCGATGCTGGCACGGGGCGAACTCCGCTGTATTGGCGCAACCACGCTGGATGAGTATCGCAAGTACATTGAAAAAGATGCAGCTCTGGAGCGGCGATTCCAGCAAGTTTATGTCGATCAGCCGAGCGTGGAAGATACGATTTCAATCCTGCGTGGCTTGAAAGAGCGTTATGAGGTGCATCACGGGGTCAAAATTTCTGACTCTTCGGTGGTGGCAGCGGCAACCCTTTCCAACCGCTATATCTCCGATCGCTTCCTGCCCGACAAGGCGATTGACCTGGTAGACGAGGCAGCCGCAAAGCTGAAAATGGAAATTACCTCGAAGCCAGAAGAACTGGATGAGGTCGATCGCAAGATCCTGCAAATGGAAATGGAGAAGCTGTCGCTTCAGAAGGAAAACGATCTGGCATCGCGGGAGCGCCTGGAGCGGCTAGAGAAGGAACTGGCTGACCTGAAGGAAGAGCATGACACGCTCAATGCCCAATGGCAGGCAGAGAAAGAAGTCATTACTGAACTGCAAACGCTGAAAGAAGAGATCGATCGGGTCAACTTAGAAGTGCAGCAAGCCGAGCGCGACTATGACCTGAACCGGGCTGCTGAGCTGAAATATGGCAGAATGACGGAACTGCAACGCCAGCTAGAGGCGATCGAAAAGCGGCTGACCGAAACCCAGACAAGCGGTAAATCGTTGCTGCGGGAAGAAGTCACCGAGTCGGATATTGCTGAAATCATCTCCAAGTGGACGGGCATTCCGGTGAGCAAGCTGGTTGAGTCTGAGATGCAGAAACTCCTGCACTTAGAAGATGAACTGCATCATCGGGTGGTTGGTCAGAATGAAGCTGTCACTGCGGTTGCAGATGCGATCCAACGATCGAGAGCTGGATTGGCTGACCCGAACCGACCGATCGCCAGCTTTATCTTCCTCGGTCCTACTGGAGTCGGTAAAACAGAGCTGGCAAAAGCTCTCGCCGCCTATATGTTCGACACCGAAGAAGCGATGGTGCGGATCGATATGTCTGAATATATGGAGAAGCACGCCGTTTCGCGCTTGATTGGTGCACCTCCGGGATATGTGGGTTATGAAGAAGGCGGTCAGTTAACCGAAGCAATTCGTCGTCGTCCTTATGCCGTGATTCTGTTCGACGAGATCGAGAAAGCGCACCCAGATGTATTCAACATCATGCTGCAAATCCTCGATGATGGTCGCGTTACCGACTCGCAAGGTCGCACGGTAGACTTCAAGAACACCGTGATCATCATGACCAGCAATATTGGATCGCAATATATCCTCGATCTGGCTGGCAATGATGAGCTGTATGAGGAGATGCGGAGCCGCGTTATGGAAGCGCTGCGATCGAACTTCCGCCCCGAATTTCTCAACCGGGTAGATGAACTGATCATCTTCCACAGCCTGAACCGCTCTGAACTGCGGCACATCGTTCAACTTCAGACCAACCGCCTATCAGAACGGCTCGCCGATCGCAAGATGGCGCTGCGACTCTCGGAATCTGCGCTCGATTTCCTGGCTGAGGTTGGTTATGACCCTGTGTTTGGCGCACGTCCTCTGAAGCGGGCAGTTCAGAGAGAACTGGAAACGCCGATCGCCAAAGCAATTCTCAGAAGCGAGTTCCACAATGGAGACACCATTTATGTGGATATCGAAAATGAGCGTCTGGCGTTAAAGCGACTCCCCTCTGAAGTGCTGACCACCCTGTAA